A stretch of Nyctibius grandis isolate bNycGra1 chromosome 24, bNycGra1.pri, whole genome shotgun sequence DNA encodes these proteins:
- the IQCC gene encoding IQ domain-containing protein C isoform X2, producing the protein MTPSAGARLPRGAVAAAMAAALGPQAEAEGWRRLLRAVTRLQACVRGYLLRKRFRSLQAEYEEVVREIEGDLRHLEWRGQFLPRPMFVPEKPTQGEHSGPGEAVPSDETSAEKPQEELDASEPERDRDCGSVNPAAPLQSKQELSSAGEGDVVTPPDLGADADRGTEKGCSSPAESEDWQNDSSVSSVWASTSLEAEALEGYLEIPLEDIKNLPRTRSGLQSYRNHLMMELLWLQQAIASRENYLMLKQRLETPDP; encoded by the exons ATGACGCCATCAGCCGGCGCCCGGTTGCCgcggggggcggtggcggcggccatggcggcggcgctggggcCGCAGGCGGAGGCGGAGGGGTGGCGGCGGCTGCTCCGCGCCGTGACCCGCCTGCAG GCCTGCGTCAGGGGTTACCTGCTGCGGAAGCGCTTTCGGAGCCTGCAGGCAGAGTACGAGGAGGTGGTGCGGGAGATCGAAGGAGACCTGAGGCACCTGGAGTGGAGGGGACAGTTCCTGCCCCGGCCCATGTTTGTCCCCGAG AAGCCAACACAAGGGGAGCACTCAGGTCCAGGGGAGGCTGTACCAAGTGACGAGACCAGCGCAGAAAAACCGCAGGAGGAGCTTGACGCCTCTGAACCAGAACGGGACCGGGACTGTGGTAGCGTGAATCCTGCAGCCCCgctgcaaagcaagcaagaactgAGCTCCGCAGGGGAAGGCGACGTTGTGACCCCCCCAGATCTCGGGGCTGATGCTGATAGAGGCACTGAAAAGGggtgcagcagcccagcagagaGCGAGGACTGGCAGAACGACAGCAGCGTATCCTCTGTGTGGGCCAGCACTAGCCTGGAGGCAGAGGCCCTTGAAGGCTACCTGG aaattcCACTTGAGGACATAAAGAACCTTCCTCGAACTCGATCTGGTCTCCAGTCCTACAGAAATCACTTGATGATGGAGTTGCTGTGGTTGCAACAAGCTATTGCCAGCCGTGAAAAC tACTTGATGCTGAAACAGAGGCTGGAGACTCCTGACCCATAG
- the IQCC gene encoding IQ domain-containing protein C isoform X1 codes for MTPSAGARLPRGAVAAAMAAALGPQAEAEGWRRLLRAVTRLQACVRGYLLRKRFRSLQAEYEEVVREIEGDLRHLEWRGQFLPRPMFVPEVCASGGAGASAAPSEKPTQGEHSGPGEAVPSDETSAEKPQEELDASEPERDRDCGSVNPAAPLQSKQELSSAGEGDVVTPPDLGADADRGTEKGCSSPAESEDWQNDSSVSSVWASTSLEAEALEGYLEIPLEDIKNLPRTRSGLQSYRNHLMMELLWLQQAIASRENYLMLKQRLETPDP; via the exons ATGACGCCATCAGCCGGCGCCCGGTTGCCgcggggggcggtggcggcggccatggcggcggcgctggggcCGCAGGCGGAGGCGGAGGGGTGGCGGCGGCTGCTCCGCGCCGTGACCCGCCTGCAG GCCTGCGTCAGGGGTTACCTGCTGCGGAAGCGCTTTCGGAGCCTGCAGGCAGAGTACGAGGAGGTGGTGCGGGAGATCGAAGGAGACCTGAGGCACCTGGAGTGGAGGGGACAGTTCCTGCCCCGGCCCATGTTTGTCCCCGAGGTCTGTGCGTCAGGAGGCGCAGGGGCTTCTGCAGCCCCGTCTGAG AAGCCAACACAAGGGGAGCACTCAGGTCCAGGGGAGGCTGTACCAAGTGACGAGACCAGCGCAGAAAAACCGCAGGAGGAGCTTGACGCCTCTGAACCAGAACGGGACCGGGACTGTGGTAGCGTGAATCCTGCAGCCCCgctgcaaagcaagcaagaactgAGCTCCGCAGGGGAAGGCGACGTTGTGACCCCCCCAGATCTCGGGGCTGATGCTGATAGAGGCACTGAAAAGGggtgcagcagcccagcagagaGCGAGGACTGGCAGAACGACAGCAGCGTATCCTCTGTGTGGGCCAGCACTAGCCTGGAGGCAGAGGCCCTTGAAGGCTACCTGG aaattcCACTTGAGGACATAAAGAACCTTCCTCGAACTCGATCTGGTCTCCAGTCCTACAGAAATCACTTGATGATGGAGTTGCTGTGGTTGCAACAAGCTATTGCCAGCCGTGAAAAC tACTTGATGCTGAAACAGAGGCTGGAGACTCCTGACCCATAG
- the CCDC28B gene encoding coiled-coil domain-containing protein 28B, whose protein sequence is MEDRRKKRSPKAYLAPPAPAGAPRPLPTSKSTSFALPLPTLPSPRQRARLRRMSKERVRVGGAGAARGAPLQHSFLTDVSDVCEMEGGLLSLLSDFHSGKLQAFGKECSFEQLEHVREMQEKLARLHFGLDVCVEELPEEQKKAAADRNLDQLLAHLEELSSSIQKLHLAESPDPEDAAA, encoded by the exons ATGGAGGACCGGAGGAAGAAGCGGAGCCCCAAGGCCTACCTGGCCCCACCGGCGCCCGCCGGGGCCCCGCGGCCGCTACCCACCAGCAAGAGCACGTCCTTCGCGTTGccgctgcccaccctgccctcGCCCAGGCAGCGTGCCCGGCTCCGGCG GATGAGCAAGGAGCGGGTGCGGGtgggcggcgcgggggcggcaCGGGGGGCCCCGCTGCAGCACAGCTTCCTCACCGACGTCTCCGACGTCTGCGAGATGGAGGGGGGGCTGCTCAGCCTCCTCAGTGACTTCCACTCGGGAAAGCTGCAGGCCTtcg GGAAGGAGTGCTCCTTCGAGCAGCTGGAGCACGTGCGGGAGATGCAGGAGAAGCTGGCGCGGCTCCACTTTGGCCTTGACGTCTGCGTGGAGGAGCTCCCTGAGGAGCAGAAGAAGGCAGCAGCCGACAGGAACCTGGACCAGCTGCTGGCACAC ctggaggagctcagCAGCTCCAT ACAGAAGCTGCACCTGGCAGAGAGCCCCGACCCCGAGGACGCGGCAGCCTGA
- the TXLNA gene encoding alpha-taxilin, whose protein sequence is MKNQGGETKAAPRPAGSSKMSSGLVLEEGDSPEAAAPLEAPLTQEDTKSSRPAVRDVSEELSRQLEDILNTYCVDASQEGPGEDGGQSEPAEPEEAEKCCSESPRNGDQEPGGPEMNGEKESTKGTEEFRPGEECGERDQKKAQEKKKAKGLGKEITLLMQTLNTLSTPEEKLAALCKKYAELLEEHRNSQKQMKILQKKQTQLVQEKDHLQSEHSKAILARSKLESLCRELQRHNRTLKEEGVQRAREEEEKRKEVTSHFQVTLNDIQLQMEQHNERNSKLRQENMELAERLKKLIEQYELREEHIDKVFKHKDLQQQLVDAKLQQAQEMLKEAEERHQREKDFLLKEAVESQRMCELMKQQETHLKQQLALYTEKFEEFQNTLSKSSEVFTTFKQEMEKMTKKIKKLEKETTMYRSRWESSNKALLEMAEEKTLRDKELEGLQVKIQRLEKLCRALQTERNDLNKKVQDLCAHAPRADTDLLEPLKDPARDGSEAAGGAPGEQRLAEDCLHSGKPPHSTDPAESPGELSIGALGPSGTEEGGRGGD, encoded by the exons ATGAAGAACCAAGGCGGGGAGACCAAAGCTGCCCCGCGGCCCGCTGGCTCTTCCAAAATGAGCAGCGGGCTGGTGCTGGAGGAAGGCGACTCGCCGGAGGCTGCGGCACCCCTGGAAG CTCCTCTCACGCAGGAGGACACCAAGTCCTCCCGGCCCGCCGTGCGTGACGTCTCCGAAGAGCTCAGCAGGCAGCTTGAGGACATCCTGAACACGTACTGTGTGGATGCCAGCCAGGAGGGTCCGGGCGAGGACGGCGGGCAGAGCGAGCCCGCGGAGCCAGAGGAAGCCGAGAAGTGTTGTAGCGAGTCCCCGAGGAATGGGGACCAGGAGCCGGGCGGCCCCGAGATGAACGGGGAGAAGGAAAGCACGAAGGGGACCGAAGAGTTTCGACCTGGCGAGGAGTGTGGGGAGCGGGATCAGAAGAAGgctcaggaaaagaagaaagccaAGGGCCTGG gaaaagaaatcactttGCTGATGCAGACACTGAACACCCTGAGCACGCCAGAGGAGAAACTAGCAGCGCTGTGCAAGAAATACGCTGAGCTG CTGGAAGAGCACCGTAACTCCCAGAAGCAGATGAAGATCTTGCAGAAGAAGCAGACACAGCTGGTGCAAGAGAAGGACCACCTGCAGAGCGAGCACAGCAAGGCCATCCTGGCCCGCAGCAAGCTGGAGAGCCTGTGCCGGGAGCTCCAGAGACACAACCGCACCCTCAAG GAGGAGGGTGTCCAGCGTGCAcgggaggaagaagagaagaggaaggaggtgaCATCCCACTTCCAGGTGACGCTGAATGACATCCAGCTCCAGATGGAGCAGCACAACGAGAGGAACTCCAAGCTGCGCCAGGAGAACATGGAGCTGGCCGAGCGGCTCAAGAAGCTCATCGAGCAGTACGAGCTGCGGGAGGAG CATATCGACAAGGTGTTCAAACACAaggacctgcagcagcagctggtggaCGCCAAGCTCCAGCAGGCCCAGGAAATGctgaaggaggcagaggagaggcaCCAGCGGGAGAAGGACTTT ctgctgaAGGAAGCTGTGGAGTCGCAGAGGATGTGTGAGCTGATGAAGCAGCAGGAGACCCATCTCAAGCAGCAG CTGGCTCTCTACACAGAGAAGTTTGAAGAATTCCAGAACACCCTTTCCAAAAGCAGTGAAGTGTTCACAACATTCaagcaggagatggagaag ATGACTAAGAAAATCAAGAAGCTGGAGAAAGAGACCACTATGTACCGCTCTCGCTGGGAGAGCAGCAACAAAGCTCTCTTGGAAATGGCTGAGGAG AAAACCCTTCGGGACAAAGAGTTAGAGGGGCTTCAGGTGAAAATCCAGCGCTTGGAGAAACTGTGCCGAGCCCTGCAAACGGAACGCAACGACCTCAATAAGAAGGTGCAGGACCTGTGTGCCCACGCGCCCCGGGCAGACACGGACCTGCTGGAGCCTTTGAAGGACCCAGCTCGGGACGGCTCGGAGGCGGCGGGAGGTGCTCCAGGAGAACAGCGTCTGGCTGAGGATTGCCTGCACTCGGGGAAGCCGCCGCACAGCACGGATCCTGCGGAGAGCCCGGGAGAACTGAGCATAGGAGCCTTGGGGCCGAGCGGGACTGAGGAAGGCGGCCGGGGCGGTGACTGA